The genomic DNA GCGACCACTCCGGTTCATTCTGGATGGCGATCAGGATGGTGTGCCCGTCGCCGGCATCGAAGGGGCCGTACGGAGCGATCGTGGCGTGCTGGGCACCGAAGCGGCCGGGCTGGCGGCCTGCTCCCGCGGTGAAATGGGCGGGCTGGCCGACCCATTCGGCCAGCGCCTCGAACAGCGACACCTCGATGGTGGCGCCTTCGCCGGTCATCGACCGCCGATACAGGGCCGCCAGGATGCCGCTGAAGGCGTACATGCCGGCGGCCACGTCGGCGATCGAGACACCGACCTTGGCCACCTCGTCCGGAGTGCCGGTCAACGACACCAGGCCGGTCTCGCACTGCACCAACAGGTCGTAGGCCTTGCGGTCGGCCCACGGGCCGGTGCTGCCCCAGCCGGTCACCGACACCACGATCTTGCCCGGGTCGTTTTCCCGGATCGCCTCGGCCGACAGGCCCAGGCGGGCCGCCGCTCCAGGGCCCAGGTTCTGCACCACGACGTCGGCGCGGTCGGCCAACTCATGCAGAACCTGCTGTCCCTGCTCGGTTTTGACATCGAGTGCGATGGATTCCTTGGACCGGTTGAGCCAGACGAAGTAGCTGGACGAGCCGTTCACCGAGTCGTCGTACTGCCGGGCGAAATCGCCGGAGCCAGGCCGTTCCACCTTGATCACCCGTGCACCCAGATCGGCGAGCTGGCGGGTCGCAAACGGGGCCGCCACCGCGTGCTCCAGCGACAGGACGGTCAGACCGCGCAGCGGCAGCATGTTGGTCATCACAGGGCCAGCCCGCC from Mycolicibacterium tokaiense includes the following:
- a CDS encoding CaiB/BaiF CoA transferase family protein codes for the protein MLPLRGLTVLSLEHAVAAPFATRQLADLGARVIKVERPGSGDFARQYDDSVNGSSSYFVWLNRSKESIALDVKTEQGQQVLHELADRADVVVQNLGPGAAARLGLSAEAIRENDPGKIVVSVTGWGSTGPWADRKAYDLLVQCETGLVSLTGTPDEVAKVGVSIADVAAGMYAFSGILAALYRRSMTGEGATIEVSLFEALAEWVGQPAHFTAGAGRQPGRFGAQHATIAPYGPFDAGDGHTILIAIQNEPEWSRFCATVLQRPDLAQDPRFASSTLRVAHRSEVNAVITEAFAAWPSPELEERLTAARIAFAGVNTVSEFLEHPVLEARDRWRSVHTENGPIRALLPPLDLGVEPRMDPVPALGEHTAAILAELGHAVETRS